Proteins encoded by one window of Lathyrus oleraceus cultivar Zhongwan6 chromosome 1, CAAS_Psat_ZW6_1.0, whole genome shotgun sequence:
- the LOC127134374 gene encoding uncharacterized protein LOC127134374 — MSLDPAATATTATTATTPRPISPFPNPNSKPHHHYTSHSHQQQQQQQQTLPLRTPIPFHYPFPSPSRAAANHAVGGYPPPPPPPLLYSHGGGVRGMNLDYLSHALHVTRPLSHVQFPHLAAAATSSPTVKGHLKVTGRSAVSDVNGHKDASARERSRDDTLTVVRDRKVRITEDGSLYALCRSWLRNGVNEESQPPQKDATMALPKPSPASIVDTCTSNKKDDENDEDEQEEDEKSVEHLSTQDLLKRHIKRAKRVRARLREERSQRIARYRSRLRLLVPPPA; from the exons ATGTCGTTAGATCCAGCTGCAACCGCCACAACCGCCACAACCGCTACAACTCCAAGACCTATTTCGCCATTCCCAAATCCAAACTCGAAACCGCACCATCACTACACATCGCATTCTcatcagcaacaacagcaacaacaacaaacCCTTCCTCTTCGTACTCCAATTCCATTTCATTACCCGTTCCCTTCTCCCTCGCGCGCCGCCGCTAATCACGCTGTTGGCGGTTATCCGCCTCCGCCTCCGCCGCCGCTTTTGTATTCTCACGGAGGTGGTGTTCGCGGTATGAATTTGGATTATCTAAGTCACGCCTTGCACGTGACTAGACCTCTTTCTCACGTGCAGTTTCCTCATCTTGCTGCTGCTGCTACTTCCTCGCCTACCGTTAAAGGACACCTCAAG gtTACTGGTAGATCTGCGGTTTCTGATGTCAATGGTCATAAGGATGCAAGTGCGAG AGAAAGAAGCAGAGATGACACACTTACTGTTGTTAGAGACCGAAAA GTCAGAATAACAGAGGATGGTTCTCTATATGCACTCTGTAGGTCATGGTTGAGAAATGGTGTAAATGAAGAAAGCCAG CCACCACAGAAAGATGCAACGATGGCACTTCCCAAACCATCACCTGCATCTATAGTGGACACCTGTACCTCAAACAAGAAAGATGATGAAAATGACGAAGATGAGCAAGAAGAG GACGAGAAGTCTGTTGAGCACTTATCGACACAAGATCTATTGAAGAGACATATCAAGCGTGCAAAAAGGGTTAGAGCACG